From a single Pseudomonas sp. A34-9 genomic region:
- a CDS encoding transcription elongation factor GreAB — MNKHIVHQLILDKLRIDLDTAERAAQTAYETATHEENIAENKYDTLGLEASYLAAGQAKRVEEIRQSLALCQNLSLRAYDENRGIEVGALLGLEDEKGREQWLFLAPDAAGLKVDVVGQPITVITPRSPLGKGLLGKCEGDEVEILVAGTRQQFAVTEVL; from the coding sequence ATGAACAAACATATCGTCCACCAACTGATTCTCGACAAACTGCGCATCGACCTCGACACCGCCGAACGCGCCGCACAAACCGCTTACGAAACCGCGACCCACGAAGAAAACATCGCCGAAAACAAGTACGACACGCTGGGTCTTGAGGCGTCGTATCTGGCGGCCGGACAGGCGAAACGTGTCGAGGAAATTCGTCAGTCACTGGCGCTGTGTCAGAACCTGAGCCTGCGTGCCTACGATGAAAATCGTGGAATCGAAGTCGGCGCCCTGCTCGGTCTGGAAGACGAAAAGGGTCGCGAGCAATGGCTGTTTCTGGCACCGGATGCGGCAGGCCTGAAAGTCGACGTAGTCGGTCAGCCGATTACCGTCATCACCCCGCGCTCGCCGCTGGGCAAAGGTCTGCTGGGCAAATGCGAAGGCGATGAGGTGGAGATACTGGTGGCGGGCACCCGGCAACAGTTTGCCGTCACCGAGGTGCTCTGA
- a CDS encoding organic hydroperoxide resistance protein has translation MQTLYTAIATSTGGRDGRAISSDNILDVKLATPKELGGAGGAATNPEQLFAAGYSACFIGALKFVASQTKRKIPDDASITAHVGIGQIPGGFGLDIDLHISLPGLEQADAQSLVDAAHQVCPYSNATRGNVDVRLHVTV, from the coding sequence ATGCAAACTCTCTACACCGCAATCGCAACCTCCACTGGCGGCCGTGATGGTCGTGCGATCTCCAGCGACAACATTCTCGACGTCAAACTCGCCACCCCGAAAGAACTCGGCGGTGCCGGTGGCGCAGCGACCAACCCTGAGCAACTGTTCGCTGCCGGCTATTCGGCCTGCTTTATCGGTGCGCTGAAATTCGTTGCCAGCCAGACCAAACGCAAAATCCCTGACGACGCCTCGATCACCGCCCATGTCGGTATTGGCCAGATCCCTGGCGGCTTCGGTCTGGACATCGACCTGCACATCAGCCTGCCAGGTCTGGAACAAGCCGACGCACAGTCACTGGTTGATGCCGCTCACCAGGTCTGCCCGTACTCGAACGCCACCCGTGGCAATGTTGATGTACGCCTGCACGTCACCGTCTAA
- a CDS encoding putative 2-dehydropantoate 2-reductase: MGTINKPVVGIIGTGAIGGFYGLMLARAGFDVYFLLRSEFSAVAERGLQVDSAVHGLLTLNPVQAYSSAEDMPKCDWLLVGAKTTSNASLAPSIIQAAKPDAKVLVLQNGLDVEDSLRERLPDSLHLLGGLCLICVHRDGPGQVTHQALGAVNVGYHSGPAADDIARMALVEEGSGLFRAAGIDSQAMPNLHQARWQKLIWNIPYNGLSVLLGASTTPLMADADSRALIQALMAEVVQGAKACGLEVPSGYADFLFTMTEKMADYWPSMYHDFLHKRPLELEAIYARPLAAAKAAGCELPRIEALYRTLSFIDRRNT; the protein is encoded by the coding sequence ATGGGGACAATCAACAAACCGGTCGTGGGGATTATCGGCACCGGTGCCATCGGCGGGTTTTACGGTCTGATGCTGGCGCGCGCCGGCTTCGATGTGTACTTTCTGTTGCGCAGCGAGTTTTCCGCGGTGGCCGAGCGCGGCTTGCAGGTGGACAGCGCGGTGCATGGCCTGCTGACGCTCAACCCGGTGCAGGCCTACTCTTCGGCTGAAGACATGCCCAAGTGCGACTGGCTGCTGGTGGGCGCCAAGACCACCAGCAATGCCAGCCTGGCTCCGTCGATCATTCAAGCGGCAAAACCCGATGCAAAAGTGCTGGTGCTGCAAAACGGCCTCGACGTCGAGGACAGCCTGCGTGAACGGCTGCCTGACTCGTTGCATCTGCTCGGCGGTCTGTGCCTGATCTGCGTGCATCGCGACGGCCCCGGGCAGGTGACCCATCAAGCACTTGGCGCGGTGAACGTCGGCTACCACAGCGGCCCGGCGGCCGATGACATTGCGCGTATGGCGCTTGTCGAGGAAGGTTCGGGACTGTTCCGCGCCGCCGGCATCGATTCCCAGGCGATGCCCAATCTGCATCAGGCACGCTGGCAGAAACTGATCTGGAACATTCCTTATAACGGTCTCTCGGTGCTGCTCGGTGCCAGTACCACGCCGCTGATGGCCGATGCCGACAGCCGCGCGTTGATTCAGGCGTTGATGGCCGAAGTGGTGCAGGGCGCCAAAGCGTGTGGTCTGGAAGTGCCATCCGGTTATGCCGATTTCCTGTTCACGATGACCGAGAAAATGGCCGACTACTGGCCGAGCATGTATCACGACTTTTTGCACAAGCGACCGCTGGAGCTGGAGGCGATCTACGCCCGACCACTGGCGGCAGCCAAGGCGGCGGGGTGTGAACTGCCGCGAATCGAGGCGCTGTATCGAACATTGAGCTTTATTGATCGACGCAACACTTGA
- a CDS encoding 5'-nucleotidase: protein MAKNIDDKLVLAISSRALFDLSESHKVYLSSGVEAYRQYQIEHEDEILAPGDAFPLVEKLLSLNSRLGRARVEVILVSRNSADTGLRVFNSIHHYGLAISRAAFVGGRSPYPYLKAFGCDLFLSTHAEDVRAALDAGFAAATILSGGASRAASDELRIAFDGDAVIFSDESERIYQSGGLEAFQAKEREAAREPLRGGPFKGFLAALNLLQREFPDDDCPIRTALVTARSAPAHERVIRTLREWDIRLDESLFLGGLTKSAFLEAFAADVFFDDQAGHCELAREVVATGHVPHGISNEPSI from the coding sequence ATGGCGAAGAACATTGATGACAAACTGGTGCTGGCGATCTCGTCGCGTGCCTTGTTCGACCTGAGCGAAAGCCACAAGGTTTACCTGTCGAGCGGCGTTGAAGCCTATCGGCAATACCAGATCGAGCACGAAGACGAGATCCTCGCGCCCGGCGATGCCTTCCCGCTGGTGGAAAAACTCCTGAGCCTGAACAGTCGCCTCGGCCGTGCACGGGTCGAGGTGATTCTGGTCTCGCGCAACAGCGCCGACACCGGGCTGCGCGTGTTCAACTCGATTCACCATTACGGTCTGGCGATTTCCCGCGCAGCATTTGTGGGCGGGCGCAGTCCTTATCCGTATCTCAAAGCCTTTGGTTGCGATCTGTTTCTCTCGACCCATGCCGAGGATGTGCGTGCGGCACTGGACGCCGGTTTCGCCGCCGCGACCATTCTGTCCGGAGGCGCCAGCCGCGCCGCCAGCGATGAATTACGCATCGCCTTCGACGGTGACGCAGTGATTTTTTCCGATGAGTCTGAGCGTATTTATCAGTCCGGCGGGCTGGAAGCGTTTCAGGCCAAGGAGCGCGAGGCGGCGCGCGAACCATTGCGCGGCGGGCCGTTCAAAGGCTTTCTGGCGGCGCTCAATCTGTTGCAGCGCGAGTTTCCTGATGATGACTGCCCGATCCGCACAGCGCTGGTGACTGCGCGTTCGGCGCCCGCGCATGAGCGGGTGATCCGCACCTTGCGCGAGTGGGACATTCGTCTCGACGAGTCACTGTTTCTCGGTGGCCTGACCAAGTCGGCGTTTCTCGAGGCGTTTGCCGCCGACGTGTTTTTCGACGATCAGGCCGGCCACTGCGAACTCGCCCGCGAAGTGGTCGCCACCGGCCACGTCCCCCACGGGATCAGCAACGAGCCGTCGATCTAA
- a CDS encoding thioredoxin family protein produces MSTDSLCRPFDIVSPSIVVESELTDFDADQRLLAMSGVSLVIFTSVGCASCRYAREVLPDLALGIDRLCWIDAGDNGGLVERYQVFHLPALFVVRDGEFFGALHTRLTVEALNAALVQALGRIAEELP; encoded by the coding sequence ATGAGCACAGACTCCCTGTGTCGGCCATTTGACATTGTTTCCCCCAGTATAGTGGTCGAATCCGAACTGACCGATTTCGACGCCGACCAACGGCTATTGGCGATGAGCGGCGTTTCGCTGGTGATTTTCACCAGCGTCGGCTGCGCCAGTTGCCGTTATGCCCGCGAAGTGTTGCCGGATCTGGCGCTGGGGATTGATCGCCTGTGCTGGATCGATGCCGGCGACAACGGCGGGCTGGTGGAGCGCTATCAGGTCTTTCATTTGCCGGCGCTGTTTGTGGTGCGCGACGGCGAGTTCTTTGGGGCATTGCACACGCGCCTGACGGTCGAAGCGTTGAACGCGGCGCTGGTGCAGGCACTGGGTCGAATTGCAGAGGAGTTGCCATAA
- the oprI gene encoding outer membrane lipoprotei OprI, which translates to MNNVLKFSALALAAVLATGCSSASKETEARLTATEDAAARSQARADEAYRKADEALAAAQKAQQTADEANERALRMLDKASRK; encoded by the coding sequence ATGAACAACGTTCTGAAATTCTCTGCTCTGGCTCTGGCCGCAGTTCTGGCTACCGGTTGCAGCAGCGCATCGAAAGAAACCGAAGCACGTCTGACCGCTACTGAAGACGCAGCTGCTCGCTCCCAGGCTCGTGCAGACGAAGCTTACCGTAAAGCTGATGAAGCTCTGGCTGCTGCTCAAAAAGCACAACAGACTGCTGACGAAGCTAACGAGCGTGCTCTGCGCATGCTGGACAAAGCTAGCCGCAAGTAA
- the cysB gene encoding HTH-type transcriptional regulator CysB: MKLQQLRYIWEVAHHDLNVSATAQSLYTSQPGISKQIRLLEDELGVEVFARSGKHLTRVTPAGERIITTAGEILRKVESIKQIAQEFSNEKKGTLSIATTHTQARYALPPVISNFIKQYPDVALHMHQGSPMQIAEMAADGTVDFAIATEALELFGDLVMMPCYRWNRCVVVPQGHPLTKLPKLTLEALAEYPIVTYVFGFTGRSKLDEAFSHRGLTPKVVFTAADADVIKTYVRLGLGVGIVAKMAVDTKLDNDLVVLDASELFESSITKIGFRRGTFLRGFMCDFIEKFAPHLTREVMAKAIQCHNKQELEELFDGVELPVH, translated from the coding sequence ATGAAGCTTCAACAATTGCGCTACATCTGGGAAGTGGCGCACCACGACCTCAACGTTTCCGCTACAGCCCAAAGCCTTTACACCTCGCAACCGGGCATCAGTAAACAAATCCGCCTGCTGGAAGACGAACTTGGCGTCGAAGTGTTTGCCCGCAGCGGCAAGCACCTGACCCGCGTGACCCCGGCCGGCGAGCGCATCATCACCACCGCTGGTGAGATTCTGCGCAAGGTCGAAAGCATCAAACAGATCGCTCAGGAATTTTCCAACGAGAAAAAAGGCACCCTGTCGATCGCCACCACGCACACCCAGGCCCGTTATGCGCTGCCACCGGTGATCAGCAATTTCATCAAGCAATACCCGGACGTGGCGCTGCACATGCACCAGGGCTCGCCGATGCAGATCGCCGAGATGGCCGCTGACGGTACCGTCGATTTCGCCATTGCCACCGAGGCTCTGGAGCTGTTCGGCGACCTGGTGATGATGCCGTGCTACCGCTGGAACCGTTGCGTGGTGGTGCCGCAGGGTCACCCGCTGACCAAGCTGCCGAAGTTGACTCTCGAAGCCTTGGCCGAATACCCGATCGTGACTTACGTGTTCGGTTTCACCGGTCGTTCGAAACTCGACGAAGCGTTCAGCCATCGCGGCCTGACGCCGAAAGTGGTGTTCACCGCTGCCGACGCCGACGTGATCAAAACTTACGTGCGCCTGGGCCTGGGTGTGGGCATCGTCGCCAAAATGGCCGTCGATACTAAACTCGACAACGATCTGGTGGTGCTGGATGCCAGCGAACTGTTCGAATCGAGCATCACCAAGATCGGTTTCCGTCGCGGCACCTTCCTGCGTGGTTTCATGTGCGACTTCATCGAGAAGTTTGCCCCGCACCTGACCCGCGAAGTGATGGCCAAAGCCATTCAGTGCCACAACAAGCAGGAACTGGAAGAGCTGTTCGACGGCGTCGAACTGCCGGTTCACTGA
- a CDS encoding MarR family transcriptional regulator has product MTSERDTCDDLLLDNQACFALHSTSLMMTKVYKPLLQALGLTYPQYLAMMVLWEKDGLTVGEISTRLLTDPGSLTPLLKRLEGEGLLSRTRSREDERVVIVELTEQGRALKEKARTVPPCILGASGFSLERLQKLQSELQALRSHLQDSLS; this is encoded by the coding sequence ATGACTTCCGAACGCGACACCTGTGACGACCTGCTACTGGATAACCAGGCCTGCTTCGCCCTGCATTCCACTTCGTTGATGATGACCAAGGTCTACAAGCCGCTGCTACAAGCGCTTGGCCTCACCTATCCGCAGTACCTGGCGATGATGGTGTTGTGGGAGAAGGACGGTTTGACCGTCGGAGAAATCAGCACTCGGCTGCTGACCGATCCGGGTTCGCTGACACCACTGCTCAAGCGCCTGGAAGGCGAAGGTTTGCTCAGCCGCACACGCAGTCGGGAAGATGAGCGGGTGGTGATTGTTGAACTGACCGAGCAAGGCCGAGCGCTGAAAGAAAAAGCCCGGACGGTCCCGCCCTGCATCCTCGGCGCCAGCGGCTTTTCTCTGGAGCGCCTGCAGAAGCTGCAATCTGAACTGCAAGCGCTGCGTAGCCATCTGCAAGACAGCCTCTCCTGA
- a CDS encoding universal stress protein: MIRSMLYATDLGLYAPLVMQHALALARTFNADLYVVHAVEPMGLFAESVLQSYLDEQALNEFHSQGLKTVIANIEQRVLESFREELGDEGEQDLQRIRAVRVVQGDPSQVILDQVQKLSVDLLIVGSHSHGVGAETPLGRTAARVLQLAKVPVYLVPLVERRRREDR, translated from the coding sequence ATGATTCGTTCGATGCTGTATGCCACTGACCTCGGTCTGTACGCACCGTTAGTGATGCAGCATGCCCTGGCGTTGGCGCGAACGTTCAATGCCGATTTGTACGTGGTGCACGCGGTGGAGCCGATGGGGCTGTTTGCCGAATCGGTGTTGCAGAGCTATCTCGACGAGCAGGCATTGAACGAATTTCACAGCCAGGGTCTGAAAACAGTCATCGCCAATATCGAGCAGCGGGTGCTGGAAAGTTTTCGCGAAGAACTGGGGGATGAAGGCGAGCAGGACCTGCAACGCATTCGCGCGGTGCGCGTGGTGCAGGGCGATCCGTCGCAAGTGATTCTCGACCAGGTGCAGAAACTCTCTGTCGATCTGCTGATCGTCGGCAGTCACAGCCATGGGGTAGGCGCGGAAACGCCGTTGGGACGCACGGCAGCGCGGGTCCTGCAACTGGCCAAAGTGCCGGTTTATCTGGTGCCGTTGGTGGAGCGTCGGCGGCGGGAGGATCGCTAA
- a CDS encoding GNAT family N-acetyltransferase, translating to MSEALSIHHDQAGHQFETNVDGHRAYLTYMDLGKQTLDIYRTFVPNALRGRGIAAALTESALQYAEEMGYTVIPSCSYVERYMERHQRRAAKI from the coding sequence ATGAGCGAGGCGTTGTCCATCCACCATGACCAGGCTGGTCATCAGTTCGAGACCAATGTGGACGGTCATCGTGCCTACCTGACCTATATGGATCTGGGGAAACAGACCCTGGATATCTATCGCACATTCGTGCCCAATGCCTTGCGCGGCCGGGGCATAGCGGCAGCGCTGACAGAAAGCGCTTTGCAGTACGCCGAAGAAATGGGCTACACGGTGATCCCGTCATGCTCCTACGTCGAGCGCTACATGGAACGTCATCAGCGCCGCGCCGCGAAAATCTGA
- the earP gene encoding elongation factor P maturation arginine rhamnosyltransferase EarP: protein MPELKPRWDIFCTVVDNFGDIGVTWRLARQLVAEHSLPVRLWVDDLRAFERIRPEIDIHQAQQWQHGVEVRHWPAEWSHTDAADVVIAAFACQLPTDYMDAMAAREQPPLWMNLDYLSAEDWVIGCHGLPSVKYKTVQKFFFFPGFQAGTGGLLREGGLLERRRQFQQDAQAQRTFLQGLGVNRAEGAQLISLFAYENAGLASWLDVLSTDSQPTHLLVPEGRVLGDVAQWLAVETLSVGAIHRREALTVQVLPFVRQDQYDHLLWCCDFNAVRGEDSFVRAQWAGRPMLWHIYQQDEDIHLDKLDAFLALYAKGLSPAAAEAMNGLWRAWSASQPIGEHWLASRKHWPELQENAEKWCLEQGLQADLAAALVQFYLNWI, encoded by the coding sequence ATGCCGGAATTGAAACCCCGCTGGGATATTTTCTGCACCGTCGTCGACAACTTTGGCGACATCGGCGTGACCTGGCGTTTGGCCCGGCAATTGGTGGCCGAGCACAGTTTGCCGGTGCGTTTGTGGGTCGATGATTTGCGTGCGTTTGAACGTATCCGCCCCGAGATCGATATCCACCAGGCACAGCAATGGCAGCATGGCGTCGAAGTGCGACACTGGCCGGCCGAGTGGTCGCACACTGACGCCGCCGATGTCGTGATCGCCGCATTTGCCTGCCAGTTGCCCACTGACTACATGGACGCGATGGCTGCGCGCGAGCAGCCGCCACTGTGGATGAACCTCGACTATCTCAGCGCCGAAGACTGGGTGATCGGTTGCCATGGATTGCCGTCGGTCAAATACAAAACGGTGCAGAAATTCTTCTTCTTTCCGGGATTCCAGGCCGGAACGGGCGGTTTGTTGCGTGAAGGTGGTTTGCTGGAGCGGCGTAGGCAGTTTCAGCAAGACGCTCAAGCGCAGCGAACATTCCTGCAAGGTCTGGGGGTTAATCGCGCAGAGGGTGCGCAACTGATCTCGCTGTTTGCTTACGAAAACGCGGGGCTCGCCAGTTGGCTCGATGTGTTGTCGACTGACAGTCAGCCAACTCATCTGCTGGTGCCGGAAGGGCGCGTGCTAGGGGATGTCGCCCAGTGGCTGGCCGTCGAAACCCTGAGCGTCGGTGCGATTCACAGGCGTGAGGCGTTGACCGTACAGGTGCTGCCGTTCGTCCGACAGGATCAATATGATCACTTGCTCTGGTGCTGCGATTTCAACGCGGTGCGTGGCGAGGATTCGTTCGTGCGGGCGCAGTGGGCGGGGCGGCCGATGCTCTGGCACATCTATCAGCAGGACGAAGACATCCATCTGGACAAGCTCGATGCCTTCCTCGCGCTCTACGCAAAAGGCTTGTCGCCGGCCGCCGCTGAGGCGATGAACGGTCTGTGGCGGGCGTGGAGTGCCAGTCAACCGATCGGTGAACATTGGCTGGCAAGCCGCAAACACTGGCCGGAACTGCAGGAAAATGCTGAAAAATGGTGTCTGGAACAAGGCTTGCAGGCCGATCTTGCCGCAGCGCTGGTACAGTTTTACCTAAATTGGATATGA
- a CDS encoding LysR family transcriptional regulator → MNPNQLTDQLGLFLDVLESGSFSAASRRHPLTPSAVARRIDSLESAVGSQLFIRSTHAVRATPAGLAFAERARRIVAELQLARAEAVSLSSAPEGLIRIDAPAAFGRRHLAPVIADFLVLYPGLDVQLHLIDSFVDMGGSNLGKVDLVLRAGQMADTRLVATPLASMVRIACASPDYLKRRGIPGSPAQLSEHDGLDWEGLAPPFAWRFEQDGQMQLHRPARIRMSANNAEALVCGALAGLGVAHLPTWLASEYLLRGELVPLFCDNGLPKPESTGIYALRMEQQTHSRSRLLLEYLKTRFSPVPPWDLALQRDLGRH, encoded by the coding sequence CCAACTCGGGCTGTTTCTCGACGTCCTGGAAAGCGGCAGTTTTTCCGCCGCTTCACGTCGCCACCCGCTGACACCTTCTGCCGTCGCGCGACGGATCGACAGCCTGGAAAGCGCCGTTGGCAGCCAGTTGTTTATTCGTAGTACCCATGCCGTAAGAGCAACACCCGCCGGCCTGGCGTTTGCCGAACGCGCCCGGCGCATTGTCGCCGAGTTGCAATTGGCGCGGGCCGAAGCCGTGTCCCTGAGCAGCGCGCCGGAAGGTTTGATTCGCATCGACGCCCCGGCCGCGTTCGGGCGACGGCATCTGGCGCCGGTGATCGCTGACTTTCTCGTCCTCTACCCGGGGCTCGATGTGCAACTGCACCTGATCGACAGCTTCGTCGACATGGGCGGCTCGAACCTGGGCAAAGTCGATCTGGTGCTGCGCGCCGGGCAAATGGCCGATACGCGCCTGGTGGCCACGCCACTGGCGAGCATGGTGCGTATCGCCTGCGCCAGTCCTGACTACCTCAAACGCCGGGGTATTCCCGGCAGTCCGGCGCAACTGAGCGAGCATGACGGTCTGGATTGGGAAGGCTTAGCCCCGCCCTTCGCCTGGCGGTTCGAGCAGGACGGTCAGATGCAATTGCACCGTCCGGCGCGGATTCGCATGAGCGCCAATAACGCTGAGGCACTGGTGTGTGGTGCCTTGGCGGGGTTAGGTGTTGCGCATTTGCCGACCTGGCTGGCAAGCGAATATCTGCTACGCGGGGAACTGGTCCCGCTGTTCTGCGACAACGGTCTGCCGAAACCGGAATCCACCGGTATCTACGCCTTGCGCATGGAACAGCAAACCCATTCGCGCAGCCGTCTACTCCTCGAATATCTCAAGACCCGTTTCAGTCCGGTGCCTCCGTGGGATCTGGCCCTACAGCGGGATCTGGGCAGGCATTAG
- a CDS encoding 3-deoxy-7-phosphoheptulonate synthase, protein MADLPINDLNVASNETLITPDQLKRDIPLSDAALRTVTKGREVIRNILDGTDHRLFVVIGPCSIHDIKAAHEYADRLKVLAEEVSDTLYLVMRVYFEKPRTTVGWKGLINDPYLDDSFKIQDGLHIGRQLLLDLAEKGLPTATEALDPISPQYLQDLISWSAIGARTTESQTHREMASGLSSAVGFKNGTDGGLTVAINALQSVSSPHRFLGINQEGGVSIVTTKGNAYGHVVLRGGNGKPNYDSVSVALCEQALDKAKIKPNIMVDCSHANSNKDPALQPLVMENVANQILEGNQSIIGLMVESHLNWGCQAIPKDLADLQYGVSITDACIDWSATENTLRSMHAKLKDVLPKRQRA, encoded by the coding sequence ATGGCTGATTTACCGATCAACGACCTAAACGTCGCCTCTAACGAGACCCTGATCACTCCCGATCAGCTCAAGCGTGATATCCCTCTGAGCGACGCTGCCCTGCGCACCGTCACCAAGGGCCGCGAAGTCATTCGCAACATTCTTGATGGCACCGACCACCGTCTGTTCGTAGTGATCGGCCCGTGCTCGATCCACGACATCAAGGCTGCCCACGAATACGCCGATCGCCTGAAGGTGCTGGCGGAGGAAGTCTCCGACACCCTGTATCTGGTCATGCGCGTGTATTTCGAGAAGCCACGCACCACCGTCGGCTGGAAAGGCCTGATCAACGATCCGTACCTGGACGACTCGTTCAAGATTCAGGACGGTCTGCACATCGGTCGTCAGTTGCTGCTGGATCTGGCCGAAAAAGGCCTGCCGACCGCGACCGAAGCCCTCGACCCGATCTCCCCGCAGTATCTGCAGGACCTGATCAGCTGGTCGGCCATCGGCGCGCGCACCACCGAATCGCAGACTCACCGGGAAATGGCTTCCGGCCTGTCCTCGGCCGTCGGCTTCAAGAACGGCACCGACGGTGGCCTGACCGTGGCGATCAACGCCTTGCAGTCGGTGTCCAGCCCGCACCGTTTCCTCGGTATCAACCAGGAAGGTGGCGTGTCGATCGTCACCACCAAAGGCAACGCCTACGGTCACGTAGTGCTGCGCGGCGGTAACGGCAAGCCGAACTACGATTCGGTCAGCGTGGCCCTGTGCGAACAGGCGCTGGACAAGGCGAAGATCAAGCCGAACATCATGGTCGATTGCAGCCACGCCAACTCCAACAAGGACCCGGCCCTGCAACCACTGGTGATGGAGAACGTCGCCAACCAGATCCTCGAAGGCAACCAGTCGATCATCGGCCTGATGGTCGAGAGTCACCTGAACTGGGGTTGCCAGGCCATTCCGAAAGACCTCGCCGACCTGCAATACGGCGTGTCGATCACCGATGCATGCATCGACTGGTCTGCCACCGAGAACACCCTGCGCAGCATGCACGCCAAGCTCAAGGACGTGTTGCCGAAACGCCAGCGCGCCTGA
- a CDS encoding PilZ domain-containing protein, translating into MGRFIPHPDEVPVELTLLKPECISRQQLHTISLGGIACNYHRAWRHGTALQVRMPTLNADICYPGYVAWCLRRKKGYLVGIAFTDEQTLFSARMGEQVCQIERFCRMNESHDDLQDIQALALQWVEQHADEFSHDSVRKAFAQPVLD; encoded by the coding sequence ATGGGACGTTTCATTCCTCATCCGGACGAGGTGCCGGTTGAATTAACCTTGCTCAAGCCTGAGTGTATTTCCAGGCAACAGCTGCACACTATCAGCCTCGGCGGCATCGCTTGCAATTACCACCGTGCCTGGCGTCATGGCACGGCTCTGCAGGTACGCATGCCGACGCTCAATGCCGACATCTGCTACCCGGGCTATGTGGCGTGGTGCCTGCGGCGCAAAAAAGGCTATCTGGTGGGCATCGCGTTTACCGATGAGCAGACGCTGTTCAGCGCGCGAATGGGTGAGCAGGTGTGTCAGATCGAACGCTTTTGCCGCATGAACGAAAGCCACGATGACCTCCAGGACATTCAGGCGCTGGCCCTGCAATGGGTCGAGCAACACGCCGACGAGTTCTCTCATGACAGCGTGCGCAAGGCTTTCGCCCAGCCAGTGCTGGACTGA
- a CDS encoding elongation factor P — translation MKTGKELKPGTVIRLENDPWLVQKAEFTKSGRNSAIMKTKLKNLLTGYKTEIVYSADDKLDDVILDRKEATLSFISGDTYTFMDTTDYTMYELNAEDIEAVLPFVEEGMTDVCEAIFFEERLVSVELPTTIVRVVDYTEGSARGDTSGKVMKPAKLANGTELQVADFIEIGDKIEIDTREGGSYKGRAK, via the coding sequence ATGAAAACTGGTAAAGAACTGAAACCCGGTACCGTGATCCGTCTCGAGAACGATCCTTGGCTGGTTCAGAAAGCTGAATTCACCAAATCGGGCCGTAACAGCGCGATCATGAAGACCAAGCTGAAAAACCTGCTGACCGGTTACAAGACCGAGATCGTTTACAGCGCTGACGACAAACTGGACGACGTAATCCTCGACCGCAAAGAAGCGACGCTGTCCTTCATCAGCGGCGACACCTACACGTTCATGGACACCACTGACTACACCATGTACGAGCTGAACGCTGAAGACATCGAAGCCGTTCTGCCTTTCGTTGAAGAAGGCATGACCGATGTTTGCGAAGCGATCTTCTTCGAAGAGCGTCTGGTTTCCGTAGAGCTGCCGACCACTATCGTGCGCGTAGTTGACTACACCGAAGGTTCGGCTCGTGGCGACACTTCCGGCAAAGTCATGAAGCCAGCCAAGCTGGCCAACGGTACTGAGCTGCAAGTTGCTGACTTCATCGAAATCGGTGACAAGATCGAGATCGACACCCGCGAAGGCGGTTCCTACAAAGGCCGTGCCAAATAA